A single genomic interval of Homo sapiens chromosome 15, GRCh38.p14 Primary Assembly harbors:
- the AEN gene encoding apoptosis-enhancing nuclease isoform X2, translating to MVPREAPESAQCLCPSLTIPNAKDVLRKRHKRRSRQHQRFMARKALLQEQGLLSMPPEPGSSPLPTPFGAATATEAASSGKQCLRAGSGSAPCSRRPAPGKASGPLPSKCVAIDCEMVGTGPRGRVSELARCSIVSYHGNVLYDKYIRPEMPIADYRTRWSGITRQHMRKAVPFQVAQKEILKLLKGKVVVGHALHNDFQALKYVHPRSQTRDTTYVPNFLSEPGLHTRARVSLKDLALQLLHKKIQ from the exons ATGGTACCCCGGGAGGCCCCTGAGTCTGCTCAGTGCCTGTGCCCTTCCCTCACCATCCCAAATGCCAAGGATGTGCTTCGGAAGAGGCACAAGAGAAGGAGCCGACAGCACCAGCGGTTCATGGCCCGGAAGGCCTTGCTGCAGGAGCAGGGGCTGCTGAGCATGCCTCCAGAACCAGGGTCCTCCCCACTGCCCACCCCTTTCGGGGCAGCGACAGCAACTGAAGCTGCCAGCAGTGGGAAGCAGTGTCTGAGGGCTGGATCTGGCAGTGCCCCATGCAGCAGAAGGCCTGCTCCCGGGAAAGCCTCAGGGCCCTTGCCCAGCAAGTGTGTGGCTATCGACTGTGAGATGGTGGGCACGGGACCCCGAGGGCGGGTAAGCGAGCTGGCCCGCTGTTCCATTGTGAGCTACCATGGCAATGTCCTCTATGACAAGTACATCAGGCCTGAGATGCCCATCGCTGACTACCGTACCCGCTGGAGTGGCATCACTCGGCAGCACATGCGCAAGGCTGTCCCCTTCCAGGTGGCCCAGAAAGAG ATCCTTAAGCTCCTGAAGGGCAAGGTGGTGGTGGGGCACGCGCTGCACAACGACTTCCAGGCGCTCAAGTATGTCCACCCTCGGAGCCAGACCCGGGATACGACCTATGTCCCAAACTTCCTCAGCGAGCCCGGCCTCCACACCCGGGCCCGGGTCTCTCTAAAGGACCTGGCCCTGCAGCTGCTGCACAAGAAGATCCAG